The window AGTTTATGACATTTTGTTGGATGAGACTCAATCCGGCAACATCAAAATCTCAAGTTTGAACATTTAGTCTCCAAATCTATGTTAACTGTTGGTTTTTGAAACCACTGTTTTCCACTACGTTAGATCTAGAGAGCCCTAGATATAAATAACATACACCTTATAAGATCCAGGGTCAGGAAAAGGAATAATATGAGGTTCCTAGCAGTTGATTCGCATGATGAAAGAGAATCTCAACCTTTTAAAGGGTATTTTATGGGTTTTAGATATCATTATTGAACATTAGGATAAAATGCTTCTTCATTTATTTCATGCAATAAGTTATTCAACTTATTATCAATTGTTAGCAATTTTCAATGAATCCAtgatcaaatgtttttttttttttttgaataatattaACTTTGTCCTTAAAATTCTAATTGTATTTAACTTCTATAACATACTACCTCAATCCTAGGTTCCAATACAAAGATAGAGTTGGTACTAATCCTGAACTATTTCAAGCGTACATGATGTATTTTCTAAACTAGAACCTAGTCTAAAAGCCTTTTgacaatttggaaatgaggtaactTTGACAATGTTAGATTGCAAACTCATTCATAAATGAAGTTGATTTCACACATTGCATGCAAGATTAAGACCATGACTCTAGAAAAGTTGGCCTAAGCATTGGAGTTGTTAGAAAACCACAAAGAGGGAGGAGAGGGATGAGACAACCAAGTATGACAACATTTGATAAAGACTCCTTCTTAGCTAGTTTTGACTCTAGGAGTATTGGGACTCAACATAGTAACTGATCATATGAGGCACTCGTTTATTCTCCTTATGTGATGAATTATGACCAACCACCTTCTTGCAATTATGGGATGAGTTTCAAGTGCAACCGATGATAAAAATGGTATATTTAACTATCCTCttacacaaatttcatattacaTTCCATATCAAATGCAAGGATAACTTGAAACAAACACATGGGTGAACTTGGAGTTTCCTATCCATGGAGAAGTGGTAGGTAGGAGTCAAGAGACTTATGTATGAGATGttcataattaaaatcaatattatgcAAATTCCATGTCATGGTACTAGTATTGTCTTCATCAAGATGGGCTTCTGTCATCCTCAAGAGTCATGGAACCATATTGATCTTAATTTTGGTATTAAAGGAAATCATTATAAAGGAATTTGGAACAAATGCTaacatttaatgaaattaagGATTCACTTGAGATTAGTTTTTAGCTCACACTTTGAAActtcatatttcttattaacGCATATTATATCATTGTTGATTGTCATCAATTATATGATACatgtattattttgttttactcACAAATAACCATAATatattgattaattatttttgtatcattttttttagttttgcctaatatttctatgagttttttttttttgttttttttttattttatgaattttcatcttattgatatatttttttttccaaattctcGTATGATTATAATGTTTTTGTAAAATTGAATCATTGATATTTTACCACTTTTTGATATTATCATCCTTGGGCATAAAAAGTTTGAGATATTAGGATGTGAGGGAAAGAAGGATTAGGTAGGAAAAAGGTGGAGGATGAGCCGAAGAAGAAGTTTAAGATTTTAGGCTTTgttttggaataaattttaagtttgggTTTAAGAATTTAGGTCTTGTTGGGAATATATTTTAAGTAAGGTGTTTTGTTGTAAGACATTAATcatcctgatttttttttttttttttttttggtcctaTATATTTGGGTTTTTATAAGTGAAGTTTTGGGTCTTATTAATTTTAGGCTCTtagaatatttgttttatttatgattttttggcttaatatttaaatttttttttctagcatCTGTTTTAGTATGATATTTTCGGGATATGTATTATTGATCAGTTCTTTATgattgtttataatttttaattattttaattgtgaCTATCTATATTACTTGTGAGatatcttatattatttttttataattatttttatagtcatcacttatttttcctacaatttgattcaatttttccTAGTTCCATTGGACTGAAACGTAAACCAATCATATTAAGTCAACCAATTTTGCCTTAAGAAATCATACCAGACATGGTGTTGCTAATTTACATGTGAATCAATTTCCTATCACctgttttaactttttctattactCTACATTGTACGTCTTAGATGGAGTTGAATTCATCAATAAAAACTTCCATTTCTTTTCACGTACCCATCAGAAATCGTTTGGGTCAGTGGACATGATAGATTTAGAATAAGCAAAATGACGCGGTTTTCTATCCACGCACCAAACGACCAAGGGTACGCAATCCTGTGGAAAACTCCAAGCTGGCCCTTTTGACTtgttcaaagttcaaacttcaATACTAAAATGCGTACAAGGTTTTGGTCCtatattttgacttttcttACCTTCCTGGAACAGTCCCTCCTTTTACTCTTCCCACATGGGTCAAACCACAACATAATTGAAACTTCATCTCCACCCTCAGTTCCTCCATCTCAGAGTAATGGACGGACTCAGGCTCTTGGGTGACAACATAGAGAACTAAGAGAAGAGTATCAAGTGGATATGGATTCATAGATTGAGACAGGTTCATTTTCTTAACTACAAAGGATACCATAGTATTTAAAGAGATGGAAATGCATGCCATAAACCCACAAAACctctacaatattctctcttcTACTGTCGATCCCTTAAGTTTTGCAGCTTTCCACCCTAAAAAATGGTGAGTccctcattattattatttttttccatcagTCTTGAGTAAAATGGAGGAAAACCCAAGAACTGGCTTAGATTAAccaatcttttttcctttttttttttttttttcttttttccatattttgggTACAACAGGCCGCCGTATTGGACATTGAGgtacttcaaatttttatttatttacttcaaattctttttaagACATAGGTTCAGTTTgcatttctttaaatttgtgaattaatCTATAAATGCTGAGGTTAACTGTTTGTTTGGCCAGAAAGAACTTGTTCAACAATCAGAAAGAGTCAAATCTGTGGATCTACATCCTAAGGAACCATGGTATAGTTATGAATTGCTTTGATTTCACAATCTTTCAATGTGATCAATGGAGGTGTTTAATTGTTTCACTAAAGCATGTAGCATGATTCTTCTTCCTTCAGGATTCTAGCAAGTTTGTATTCAGGAACTGTGTGTATCTGGAACTACCACTCGCAGGTATGGAATTTGTGATCTTGTATCATAGAATTGGCctatttcaatttctaaatacCCACTTGGTTTTGTTGGGTTTTTACCTTTGTGATCATAATAGTCTTTACCATCCTAGAAGTCAGTTGGaactaaatattttcaatatgaaATCTTGAGCTTCAGTGCAAAAATGGCTTCCATTAGATGATTGGTCTGTTGCGAATTGAAGTGAATCTTTACTTCAttgatagaaaatttttcatGCATTTAGTGCTTACACTTGGGTGCTATATATTCCAGGAAACTGTAAAGTCTTTCAAGGTCTCGGAATCACCAGGTACCCATGCAGATACATATTTCGCCTTTCCTGAAGATACTTGAATGCATAATTCCTTGTTTAACAATTGAATGTATGTTTGCAGTTCGGTCAGCAAAGTTTATAGCATGCAAACAATGGGTTGTTACTGGGGCTGATGACAAATTTATCCGCGTCTTCGACTACAATACAATGGAGAAGATTGCAGAATTTGAGGCTCATACTGATTTCATTAGGAGTGTTGCAGTCCATCCTACCCTTCCATATGTGCTTTCAGCTTCTGATGACATGCTAATAAAGCTTTGGGATTGGGAGAAGGGTTGGGAGTGCACTCAAACGTTCCAGGGACATGCCCACTATGTGATGCAAGTGGCATTTAGTCCCAAAGACGCACACACTTTTGCAAGTGCGTCGCTTGATGGCACCGTAAAGGTCTGAATTAATTCTCATTTGTTGGTTGGTTGCTTCTTTACTCTTTTTTGGTCATTGTAAGGCAATACTGCCTGTTTTCAGGTTTGGAATCTCAGCTCACCTGCTCCAGACTTTACACTGGATGGGCATTCAAAAGGAGTGAATTGTATTGATTACTTCATGAGAGGCTCTAAACCATATCTGATCTCCGGTTCGGATGACCATACTGCTAAGGTCTGAAACTCTATACTTTTTCATAGCTTTATGTAGATCATATGTCTATGTAAAAATTGGTTGAATCGTTGATAAATCCTCTGAAAACAGGTTTGGGATTATCAAGCCAAGAGTTGTGTACAAACACTGGAAGGACACACAAATAATGTTTCTGCAGTGTGTGTTCACCCTGAACTTCCCCTCATCATTACAGGTTCTGAGGATGGGAACGTTCGCATATGGGATGGAGCTACTTACAGGTAACAGTTTCAttgctcaaaattttcttatcagCAGGAAACTTTCTGGGCATTCGAGTGTTCTCTTGTAGCTAGAAATTCTGTATTTTTCTTAACCATCCTTTTCAACTGCAGGCTTGAGAACACACTGAACTATGGTTTTGAAAGAGTTTGGGCTTTTGGGTGCATGAAAGAATCAAACAGGTATATTTGAGTTTGTTAatcctttatttcatttttccttatcAGTTTGAGGATTGGTTATATGTTCAAAAGCATACAAAGAAACAAATTGTTTTTCTCACTATTCCCTCCTGTTATCATTGCTTCTCTCAACAGGGTTGTGATTGGCTATGACAAAGGAACCATTATGGTAAAAGTTCTCAGTTCTTACAGTGGGGCTTCCATGGGCATCCGGGTTgaggaggaagagaagaagaatgtTGATTTGTACAACTAATAGTATTACCATTATGTACCATGGGCGTTTCCTGATTGAATAACTCTTATCTTTGAGTAGAAGATAGACGGGGAAGAATAATGTCATAATATTAAGCAATTTCAAGTAAAAGCAGCTTCTATGAATGGttgatgaaaatatttgtaGCAGCCTAATTTGTATCTCTTTTTTTCAAGATCCCTATGTCTATGGGGGTGTGCTTAAAGGCAACTATGGTGAATAATCTATAGAATCGTTCTAATGATATTCCAATGTGGATTATACTTGAAAATAAAAGTAGATGGATGATTTCTATAAATACTGACATCTTAATATTATGGAATTTCTTGGTTGAATTGGTAATGTCTTCCAAATTTTAGTGTTGTTGacgtttttttaataaacaaatcaaTTAAGTCAAGGCAAAGGCCATTTGggaaatcaatttaatgacataaaataatttaataacttaatttaagttattaaacagATTaagcatatttgataaaataacttaaggttatttttaagtttaaagtaTTAAATCCAAATTATTAACTTATCTTTAATGTCAAATCCTTTTTATCTCATTTGTTCACATcggtaaaaatatattttaaaattatgattctatatccatgactcattttttatagtaaatattttatggttatcTTATATActtacaatactttaaatatcaatgttttataaataaaattaataaaaataaaaataaattaaaattattaaaataaatattaattaaaattaataagcgTAAATGTGTCAATTTCAGgattgagaattaattttaagttcacTTTACTAAACAGTCTTAATACTTTTAgtacttaaaatataaaataagtaatacgATATAATTCAATAACTTAAGAActatttaacttaaaaccaactaaaataatcaaataataaatattaaattttacccaATATTCTCATAGTTTCAAACTAATCATTATTTATGACTCTAtggaaaagggaaaaacaatAGACAACGGGCAAGTAAGAAAGTTTTATCCAccat is drawn from Vitis riparia cultivar Riparia Gloire de Montpellier isolate 1030 chromosome 18, EGFV_Vit.rip_1.0, whole genome shotgun sequence and contains these coding sequences:
- the LOC117906370 gene encoding coatomer subunit beta'-2-like isoform X2 encodes the protein MAAVLDIEKELVQQSERVKSVDLHPKEPWILASLYSGTVCIWNYHSQETVKSFKVSESPVRSAKFIACKQWVVTGADDKFIRVFDYNTMEKIAEFEAHTDFIRSVAVHPTLPYVLSASDDMLIKLWDWEKGWECTQTFQGHAHYVMQVAFSPKDAHTFASASLDGTVKVWNLSSPAPDFTLDGHSKGVNCIDYFMRGSKPYLISGSDDHTAKVWDYQAKSCVQTLEGHTNNVSAVCVHPELPLIITGSEDGNVRIWDGATYRLENTLNYGFERVWAFGCMKESNRVVIGYDKGTIMVKVLSSYSGASMGIRVEEEEKKNVDLYN
- the LOC117906370 gene encoding coatomer subunit beta'-2-like isoform X3, producing the protein MAAVLDIEKELVQQSERVKSVDLHPKEPWILASLYSGTVCIWNYHSQETVKSFKVSESPVRSAKFIACKQWVVTGADDKFIRVFDYNTMEKIAEFEAHTDFIRSVAVHPTLPYVLSASDDMLIKLWDWEKGWECTQTFQGHAHYVMQVAFSPKDAHTFASASLDGTVKVWNLSSPAPDFTLDGHSKGVNCIDYFMRGSKPYLISGSDDHTAKVWDYQAKSCVQTLEGHTNNVSAVCVHPELPLIITGSEDGNVRIWDGATYRLENTLNYGFERVWAFGCMKESNRVVIGYDKGTIMVKVLSSYSGASMGIRVEEEEKKNVDLYN